A region of the Cannabis sativa cultivar Pink pepper isolate KNU-18-1 chromosome 3, ASM2916894v1, whole genome shotgun sequence genome:
ATTGaatattttacttaaaaaaaattattaagtatatagttaattataattagtttaaatttaaaaaatagaagttTTAATGgttagttataaaaaaaatctaacaatcatttttaatataactaaattatatatgtactattaattaaatttttaaaaataaagtatgaaaagaaaaaaaaataaaaaaaaagtcttcTCTATTTAGACACAAAAGCAAAACCGAGTGGCAACGGTCGCACGCAGCAAAAGCAATTTTGTCTGTTAACACAAACATAgataatatatgtatgtatatgtctCTTATCATGTATTTGATTCTTTTTTCGTGACAAAGAATtcaaaaccttttttttttcctttccttttAGTCTCTTTGTGATTTTGGAGGTTATAATTATCTATAATCATACCATATTCTAGATGTGCACGTGTTTGGAGTCATAATATTTTTGAGACTACTCACTCGTTTAATTttgctataaatatatatatatatatggtcatGACTCATGACACAAAAAATCAAAAGTGTATGCATGTGCATGCTTTAAGAGCATAGTTACTACAAATTACCAAAAGACGTGGGacataaatattatttgtaataaTCAAAACAAAAGGTAAATGTGTAGTGTGTAAATTAATCCAAAGGGAcacatacatgtatatattatatcaatTTATTTTGGGAATAAATTAATGTTGATGaatcaataaaataaattgaaagggTTAGTATCTTTTGTTCCTGAAAATCATGGATTCTAAAATGCAAATCTAAGAACAAATGGAAATCTCAACCTCTTTTTGGATGGTAGTATAGCTTCTCTAATTGATAATtaataatctaattttttttttgtaaagacaaCACCACATGGTCCATGCCaccatattaatatataaatatatttatatatattaaattataaaagaatGTGAAGCATGCATGGTAATGAAATAATTTGGATAATCTATTTATATTTAAAGATATGTTATATAAAAAGTTTTGATGGCTCAtggctatatataaatatatatatatgaaacaaaataaaaattaacaaaattattttaaaataaaaaaaggcaAAGATGGAAACATAGCTAGGATATATTGATGAAGGCTGATATGTCATATTTTGTTTCACACACAGAGAGACTGACTTTTGAGAAATTaagataaaaaagaataaataaacaaCATTATTGCTGACAACAAAATCTTGATATATATGCTTTAAATAGCAATCAAGCACCTAATCTTAAGAAACAAACTATCTTTTGTCTTTGGTCTTTGGTTTTAGAagcattataataattaattcctATATATATAGGAAGAAATAGAGATAAATATAAAGTGACCAGCTGATATATACAAGAGTTACAAGTAATCAAATCCAACTATAGGGTAAAAGATATAAATAAAGTTCTGATTATAAACACATATAGTTACGTGTAAGGGttaatttttttcccttttttcttttgatcTACTTCACTAATACtctcttttaaattataatgatcatcatcttatatatatatacatatatatttctaactttttagtttaaatatcatattaatgAGTGAAAAACTGCACTTgaaaataaccaaaaaaaaaatcacatctaGAGAAACGACATTTTAAACAAACCACCACAAAATACATGGAGAGGCCACACCCATTAAGGACAGACACTAATAATGATGATGAAGATAGACAAAAGAATTATAGTGTaccaatttgaaaaaaaaaaaaaaatgaaaaattctttctttttctttttacagAATAATTTTTTACGCTAAGGTAAAGATCAGCTACATCGTAGACCACTTGGTGCTATGTGGTCTGCACCAATCATTTGTCACAGTTTTGTCAAAGGGTGACGACAGTGTTTGTCCTATTGGTTGAGACCACCTAATAAGGTGGTCCATATATACCTTACATACCTTAATAAAGGAAGTAACTATATGCTCTTATATATATAAGGTAATTTtgtttgtgtgtatatattgtagAGAATATAAAGAAAATGGTTTCATCATCTGTTTTTGGTGTGTAGGATTGGATCTGGTGATGAAAGAAACACTAAGATACTTGGCAGGAATTGCAGGCCCAAGTGGCTATGGCTCCAAATCAACTGCCGAGCAAGTCACTGCAAATTGTTCTTCTTCTCATCATCTAACAGCCATAATCACTGGTTAGTAGtactattaataatattaattaattaccatagAAATAACaaaactatattattattattatatagtacgTATATCATCACATGATGAAGATAACAATTCCatgttaataattatttatttttcctcAGTTTTTCTTGGTGAGAGCTAAGGGCTCTGATGATATGATCAGAATATTGTctctataaaattatataccctTTTTTTCTTCTGATCATCAAGCGAGTTTTTCTATGTCTGGCTGTTTAGGATTGTTGTTAGATTATTCTTTCtggatgaatatatatatatatatataacataaaatgaTAACGCTTCAAACTgattacttgtttttttttttcttcatatcactgttctctcttcttcttgctttttctctctctctcaacaaaTATTAGTGGTGAATTTCCCTGAATTTTCGGATTATTATATATTCTGTGGAATATAAATATATGCTGAGGAATCAGGATAACATAAATAGATGTTTCGATTCTTTATTTCCAACCAAGTTTGTTCCAGGactttttcattatatatatttatttttaattcataAAGGCATTTCTGGGGACAACTATTAATATATAGTATagttattttgtttttcttcaaaggCTACCTGCACTTATTATTGTGATATATtctgtctatatatatatatatctagttacattatttatatatattaattcagtGGCTCTTTTTGGCAGTAGTAAGATATTATTTTGTCTCTTTTGATATGTATCATAATATACATCACTGAATTACATTCTTTAATTTATTGGTCCAGAGTATAGATCACATGAATTGCTACTACTCCTGTCTATTTAAATTAACTCAATACAAGACAAACAAAATTGATGATCAATAATACCCCTTTTGAACAAGATTTTCAGTAATTAATTTGCTATGAAAATAATTAgtagttaattaaataattgtactaatcattattaattacttaattaaagGTGGGACATCTGGTATTGGAGCTGAGACAGCTAGAGTTTTGGCAAAGAGAGGagtgagagtagtgattccaGCCAGGGATTTGATTAGGGCAGCTGAAGTGAAAGAGGGAATTGAAAGAGAGAATCCAAAGGCTGAGGTTATAGTTTTGGAGATTGATCTTAGCTCTTTTGCTTCTGTGAAGAGATTTTGCTCTGACTTCCTTGCTCTAGGATTACCACTCAATATTCTCATGTGAGTTTATCATTACTAATTACTATAGTACCATTGTTATCATTACAATGGGTtcatatatattaagtttttattaattataactaTTCCATTATTTTTGTACAGAAATAATGCTGGGATTTTTTCTCAAACACTGGAATACTCTGAAGACAAAATTGAGATGACATTTGCTACAAACTACTTGGGtatatattcttcttttttaatttaaaaaataaataaataaaaaataaaaataatcctCTTTAGCTTGTGTTTGAATCCTGGATTTTGAGagggaaaaacaaaaagaaagtagAATTTCAATTTCTCTTGTTTGgatttaaacaaaaaaattgagaaatctCTTCTTAGATACcataagtttaataaaaatGTTGTTTAAGGAAAATGAAGATCCAAACAAAGCCTTAATATTCTAATCTTTTTACTACTATTACTAACACTTTCAACATATTTATATCATTACTTCTAGTGCGCCTTATCACctcatatttaattatatattattagtaaaaGAGAAACCAATTAAGCTAatgaaagaaaagaagaaataaaGTAGTAAAATTTTCTTCTCTTACTATTCATGTGGTCCATATAGAAACAACACTTAAgtttgaagaatttttttttttttcattttttcttttttgtaaaaGAGTCCAATCAGAATGATGAGAGTAAGATATAATGATATCTGATATTTTTGGTCATCATATAACTTTAGGACTAAAATCCATAGAGAGGTAACTaagattttctttttgttgGCACAATTCTGCTCACATGTGACTGACTATACACCTTAGTTAGTTGCCTTAACGCGGATTCGAATATGATTATGACGGTGGGTTGGTGAAAAGGGTAAGAAGACTCACTATACAACGCGTCTCAACTTTGGGCTCATCTGTAGCCTGAAATTCCAAATAGGCCCAGGCCCAGGCCCAGGCCCAGACCCTAGACCCAGGCCCAACTAGATCTCTTTACAAAGTGGTCTTGGTTCTTCCAAAACATTACGACTTTTGGTGGGGTCTAATTGGTCTATGTTATTAAGAATAATGATTTGATAACTTTTGACTAAAACTTaactaaatatattaaaaaaaatcatttagaagattatttatttagtGTAATGGCAGTATTTATTATCAGGTAAATACTACTTAAGAttctgtgttttgtaaaagttactaattggatttttaatttaattaaataacaaaatagaccatgtatttttcaaaatgataCAAATAgaactgattttttatcaaaataaaacttaattataaTTCGACCTAGAGATATTATAGCGAAACtgattacattttttgtatctgtttgtGTTATAAATTAtcttcaagttgattatattaaaaaaaaataacactgtCAAAAATTGATAGCTCAGAGtactatttgtactattttgaaaaatacagggtttattttattatttaacaaaacaaaaaatccaattaataatatttgtaaaattcaaggtccaaaatagtattgaACCTTTATTATCTATTATCTGATGATATATTAAATATAGAAATTTAAGTGCTATCATTGTTTCTAATTAAACATTTATCTTTGCTTTGTTTGTAGGACATTATCTATTAACAGAAATGTTACTCGAAAAGATGGTGGAAACAGCAGCTCAAACTGGTGTCCAAGGAAGAATAATAAATGTCTCATCTGTGATCCACAGCTGGGTTAAGAAAGAGCATTTTCGTTTCAATGACTTGCTTACTCCAAAAAGGTACAAACTAAACTAGTcaccatttttcttcttcttcttcttcttacaaCCATGCGTAacaattattattgttgttaacTTATGCAGTTACAATGGAACTCGTGCATATTCACAATCAAAGTTAGCTTCCATATTACATGCCAAGGAAATAGCAAGACAGCTTAAGGTAATATAAAGCTCGGTTATTGTACATTACATCTTTTATaagttattattaatttgaGATGTGTTTCTTGTAAATTTTATAGACAAGAAATGCAAGAGTAACCATCAATGCAGTACACCCCGGAATAGTGAAGACTGGGATTATAAGAGCTCACAAGAGTTTTATCACTGGCAAGTATTTGATTACAAactcttaataaaatatttgtGTGTCCTATTTAGTCATTACTCTTAACTTCTTTCAACTTTTCCTTAATGCAGATTCTGTATTTTTCATGGCTTCAAAGCTGTTAAAATCAGTATCTCAGGTATGTACAATCACACAAACATAACACTATATGTACTATACAATGAAGTAGTTTTGGTGTAGTGGTTTAAAGGGGTGTAATTATATGGTGCGGCAGGGTGCATCAACTACTTGCTATGTTGCTTTGAGTCCTCAAACAGAAGGTGTAAGTGGAAAGTACTTTGTAGATTGCAACGAGAGTAGCTGCTCACCTCTAGCCAATGATGAATCCGAAGCACATAAGTTGTGGAAGCAAACTCGAGCTTTACTACGCAGACGATTATGTCATTTAAAACTCTAAAACACGTATCATTTTACAGCAGCCAATCAAGCCAAGCCATGTATATAAAGCTTATTTATTGTTCATGCCACGAATGGCTCACTACACAAGCCTTTaatagattattttaaaagtacatgatgaaaattgaaaataataataatggtaatAACAAAACAAGGGACTCCAAATATTTTCCCCACCCTTCTAGATTCCTAAAAACATCCCCATTTCATTCTCGTCTCGAGGCTgtaattcttctttttttttttttaatgatacttctataaataaaatcattttcttttttaatggtACCTTTGTTGTAAAAAAGAATTACAATTTGGTTCAATAATGTAAAACCAACATGAGGAGCTGCCAAGTGCACACTACACTAGGGTGTGCATCATCCTGTATCGTTTTTTGTGTATTAATAAATCTcccataattatatttttaaatttatttaactcAAATTATATGAAATCTACTACACTTACACCAATGATAATAAGTGTTAGACACCATAGCATTTTATAACAATGCTAGAAGAATACCACAGATGGAGATAGAAAAACGGATAATTCAACTAAGATGTTGTACTATATTAATAGTTGTTATGATTCGAACGATTTTTACTTGGCAAAAAAATTCAGAAGACAACACTATACAAGGGACATAATTCAGAGGAAAACCTACTTTCCTTTAAAAATAAAGAGAATTATATTCTGCATGCCATATTCTGCATGCCCTTTGAAATaatcactatatatatatatatatatatatattttatacgagagagagagagagagagagagagagagagagagagaacagtACTATGGTTACATGTTATTTATACAATGAAGAAATTCACATAAAGTTGTTCCTTGAATCCTTGCATTTAAATCACTAATCAAACCTTTTAAATTAAGCTTAGAAACGGCTAGGCTACAAAAATGGCAAAATGAAAGAATATAGAGGTCCAGAAATTAGAGCTCTGGGGATTGTCACCCTTACATTCCATTAgctattaaaataattccataCACAAAATATAGAAGTGAAAAAGGGCACCATGTAGCATGCGCATGATGGTTTTTTGTTAAAGCTTCCTGCCTTTTTCAAGTATCAGCTGTAAAGCACACGAGTCATAAGTTATGACCAGCACAGATCAGAATGTTGTAAACACGCTTGCATTTACTGAGAGGGGACAGCAGCCTCTTCTCCACCATCATTTTTTGCCCTGCAAAATGTTGCAAACTTCAATCAAATCATCAAGATTTCTCCATGTAAAATGATGCAGTCACACCACGGATGTATACAACTTTCATATGACTGAAAATCCCTACCGAGCAGCTTTATAAAGAATcttaaagaaacaaagaaaaagatgcTAAAAAAGGTGGGGTGTAAAAATACAATAGTAGCTTTTTTAGGCTAACGACGGAAATTTTAGCTAGCAAATATCCCAGACTATAACCCTATTCTACAAGTTAAAAGTAAAATACATGGAAGACATTAATTTTAATCACATTAATAGTAGTAGGCAAGATACTATGCATCTATCTGATCCATCAAATATCATTACTgtaaacatacaagaacacaaGTGCATGTTTAgcaaaattataccaaaaaaCGAGGAGAGCGGCGAGCAGATCCAGGCGATACAAGTACATTGTTAAAGCCCTTTCCTCTGTTTTGTTTCTTGCTCTGTCTATCAACTTCACCATGGGGAAGTTGGTGTTCATTTTTCTTAGGCAAAGATTCACTTCTATCAGTTGAAGCTGACGAAGCTGGTGCAGAGGCAGAAACTATAGAAGACTCTTGAGGAAGACTTGTTGTCTCAGGTAAATATCCTACTGAAtcataaatcaaaataaaaacatGTTATGGACACAGTCATTTAATCAAAGTGGAAGAATCAGTATGAAAGAAACGCACAGCGATAAGAGGACACAGTAAGTTATTTCTTAATATTATTACTTGAAGCAACTACCGTATCATCCATGAGGACAGAACACAAACTCCACAAGTTTTTCACTTATAAACGTAGAGGATTTTACCTTGGGCGGCAACTTCTTGAAACTTCTGCCTCATTATTCTGACAAATGCAAATAACCCATTTGTTCTGTTCAATTCATGGACCAACTCCTTGATGTCATTCAAGTGTGGATTGCAATCTAACACTGGAAATGCAAACAAGGGAGCAGAGGGGAAAGGGCCAAAATGCAGAAAATTAGTTGGCtttaaataatttaacattGCTAACAAATGACAATATCTCACTTACAGTAGTAAATATTGTCAGCATGGCGAATGGTGAATGAATATTCCTCATTTGGATTTTTCAAACTAATGTTCTTGAATACGAATTTCACACCTACCAAACAGATGTAAGCATTACATgtctttcttcaaaaaaaaaaaaggaggggGGAAGGAACATTTGTTGCAGATTTAAAAAGCCTCAAAATCTACATTACCATGCCCGCCTTCAACATGGAAACCAAGAACCCTATTGTACCAAGAGAGGGCTTCCTGTATTTCATCTTTATCATTTTGGCTACCTGTTTCTTCAGATACTGCCAAAAAGAAAATCACATCAACCAGGACAAAATAAGTGATGAgagtactaaaaaaataataactttacACAACTGAGGGAAGGTTCAGACTGTTCGctcaataattaattacaagccACAAGATTTCCCAAAGGAAATGTACAAGTTCAAGGGCCTGTTTGGCATAAAAGGGAATACCTGAAGATAGATCAGAAACAATTTCAGCATATTCATCTCTCTTAGCCCTCTGATCTTGAACATGTCTTTTAAGTTCTTCCACACTGTTTTTTTTAGCAGCAAGAGATTCCACAATGGCAATGCGCTTGGCCTCTTTACGGTTCTTCActagaaaataacaataaaagatattatataaacacCAATCAGGAATGAAAAACGAAACACAAACAAGATTGAAATGTTATCCTCATAACAAagcaagaaaaaagaaaaaaaaaaaaagtgggaaTTGTTTTACTTCACACTGAAACTTGAATTAATTAAACAAATGCAGCATTAATTTCCACATCAATCAGCGAAAAAAACCAACTTTCAAACTCAAATGCTTATTAGCAGAATCACATATACCTGATAGTGCTTTCACCAAATCATCTTCTGCCTCCCTCAACTTACTCTTAACCTCCGCAAGTTTACCTGTAAAATTGCGCatgaaattgaataaaaaaaaacaaatccgAAATCGACCCATCATAAACCCTAACTCAATGTCCATCTTCAGTCTCAAAACCCCTAATTGAGAGCATAAGAATGAGTAAGAATTCGGTCGGGGGTCGTGAAAATGAGTACCTTGAGATTTGATGGTTTCTTGTCCTTTGGTGTGGATCAACGTTCGGGATTCTCTAAACGAGTCTGCCCAGGCGTCGATCTTGTGCTGCTTAGCTAGTTTGTCTCTGTCGCAGGCCATACGCAGCGACTCCATCCTCGTCCATATCGGCTCCATAGCACTGCTATCGATTTCTAGAAAGAGAGAGACTTGCAGAAGAGAGTGCAGTGGAAGAGAGAGAAACTAAAGAGATGTTTTGATTTGAACTTTGAAAATACAGTTTGGTTCTTAGCCCGCCATGTTtcgttttattttgtttattcacTGTTGACAGCATAAAGATGGGCTTCCGGATCGGGCCcatttatttgggcttacaagTATGGGCTGGTATGGCCTACTTTTCTCGATTTCGATCAAGCTCTGTAAGGTAAAATATGGGTTCTTTAGACATCTCCAAACTCCAATGGGAGATATAGGGGAGTGGTAgtgttatatttggtataaaaaatagttttgtaatatatttatactAAGTTTTAGTTTTGTGCTCTAATATATAATTGTAAAAGTTTGATGTAAAATTTTATAtctaattaatgttttattaaaaaaaaaatctaaaaactttataatcaattttattattattttaatatataagacaataaaaaaaggttaattagtaattttttctcttgaattttaacatgtaccaaatcatgcccccgaacgttttttgccgttaaaaatttcccctgaactattgagattgttagatttaaggagttttgtctaattttagtaaaaaaattctaacatggatgaaaattcaggggcatgatttagaacatatcaaagtttgaggggcatgatttggtagatatcaaagtctaggaagcatggtttagtacataaacaatcactgaaacagtaaaattgaatgaaattagacaaaagtccttaaatttaacaaactcaatagttcggggggaatTTTTATCGGCAAAAAAAGTCCATGGGGcacaatttggtacatgtcaaaattcaggagaaaaaattactaattagtcataaaaaaatagtataaatgtttcataattaagtgtgatagttaaatatactaataaaataataaaataatataaatataaatgaaaaagtagtgcatttattgtgatgtaaattttacattatagCAAATGTTGTGCCAAAGTTGGCACAAAATTTGCTATGTGTCAAATTTACATCACTTTTTGGCACACTATTGGAGTAcattttttgttaaatgagctatattttagcttttcactacctatttacactttcattggagatgctctaacgTAGCTTGGTAAAAATAAGCAAAAGGCTTTATTGGgaataagttaaaaaaatattctttttattacacattaattaaatataactctgAACCCAAAATCCTTAactaataatacttttaacaaGATCTGTCCACGGTAACCATCTGACGAAATAATATGGTAGTCGGAGAGAACTTTCAGTGCCGACAAGAGGGAGATAGTGACAATGGGAAGAGAGATCGAGAGAGAGAAATAGATTACGGTACGGCAGAGTTTATGCAAAGGTTGTGATGATGATGAGATGGGCGAGGAGATCTAGTGTAGTTCGTGGTTTTGCGGTGGTTTGGTGATGGTGGTTGCGGTGGTCGACGGAGGTTGTGGACTTTGTGGTTGTGTGGTGGTTACGGTGTATCATCTGGGACTTTAATCTCTGTCGGTTTGCgatagttatttttatttttaattattattttatttatttttaaaaatttctttttcagTTTTTGTTGCTTAGTTTTAATAAGTATATCATGGTGTTATTTctatatatgattatttatttgattctaTAGTAGAAGTTCTTTCTTTTATTTCATTGTGAATCGGTATGTGTTATTTTCTCCAAGGTATCTTTCTAATAAGTCCAATAATGGTAttc
Encoded here:
- the LOC115708810 gene encoding kinetochore protein SPC25 homolog isoform X2 produces the protein MEPIWTRMESLRMACDRDKLAKQHKIDAWADSFRESRTLIHTKGQETIKSQGKLAEVKSKLREAEDDLVKALSVKNRKEAKRIAIVESLAAKKNSVEELKRHVQDQRAKRDEYAEIVSDLSSVSEETGSQNDKDEIQEALSWYNRVLGFHVEGGHGVKFVFKNISLKNPNEEYSFTIRHADNIYYLLDCNPHLNDIKELVHELNRTNGLFAFVRIMRQKFQEVAAQGYLPETTSLPQESSIVSASAPASSASTDRSESLPKKNEHQLPHGEVDRQSKKQNRGKGFNNVLVSPGSARRSPRFLGKK
- the LOC115711342 gene encoding short-chain dehydrogenase TIC 32 B, chloroplastic; the protein is MKETLRYLAGIAGPSGYGSKSTAEQVTANCSSSHHLTAIITGGTSGIGAETARVLAKRGVRVVIPARDLIRAAEVKEGIERENPKAEVIVLEIDLSSFASVKRFCSDFLALGLPLNILINNAGIFSQTLEYSEDKIEMTFATNYLGHYLLTEMLLEKMVETAAQTGVQGRIINVSSVIHSWVKKEHFRFNDLLTPKSYNGTRAYSQSKLASILHAKEIARQLKTRNARVTINAVHPGIVKTGIIRAHKSFITDSVFFMASKLLKSVSQGASTTCYVALSPQTEGVSGKYFVDCNESSCSPLANDESEAHKLWKQTRALLRRRLCHLKL
- the LOC115708810 gene encoding kinetochore protein SPC25 homolog isoform X1; this translates as MEPIWTRMESLRMACDRDKLAKQHKIDAWADSFRESRTLIHTKGQETIKSQGKLAEVKSKLREAEDDLVKALSVKNRKEAKRIAIVESLAAKKNSVEELKRHVQDQRAKRDEYAEIVSDLSSVSEETGSQNDKDEIQEALSWYNRVLGFHVEGGHGVKFVFKNISLKNPNEEYSFTIRHADNIYYLLDCNPHLNDIKELVHELNRTNGLFAFVRIMRQKFQEVAAQVGYLPETTSLPQESSIVSASAPASSASTDRSESLPKKNEHQLPHGEVDRQSKKQNRGKGFNNVLVSPGSARRSPRFLGKK